A stretch of the Orcinus orca chromosome 1, mOrcOrc1.1, whole genome shotgun sequence genome encodes the following:
- the DARS2 gene encoding aspartate--tRNA ligase, mitochondrial isoform X2, translating into MFCWLSRLYRGLSRPTRRTTQLIWGSFSRSLVLSSQRRIPELSSFVARTNTCGELRSSHLGQEVTLCGWIQYRRQNIFLVLRDFHGLVQVIIPQDESAASVKKILCEAPMESVVQVSGTVISRPPGQENPKMPTGEIEIKVKTAKLLNSCKKLPFEIKDFVKKTEALRLRYRYLDLRGVQMQYNLRLRSQMVMKMREYLCNLHGFVDIETPTLFKRTPGGAKEFVIPSREPGKFYSLPQSPQQFKQLLMVGGLDRYFQVARCYRDEGSRPDRQPEFTQIDIEMSFVEQTGIQSLTEGLLQYSWPSDRDPVVVPFPSMTFAEALASYGTDKPDTRFGMKIVDISDMFRNTEVGFLQDALSKPQGTIKAICIPEGEKYLKRKDIESIRKFAADHFNQEVLPIFLKTNNNWNSPVAKFIMEKQGLGLIRLLETQEEDVVLLTAGEHKKACSLLGKLRLECADLLEARGVALRDPALFSFLWVVDFPLFFPKEENPEELETAHHPFTAPHPSDIHHLYTEPQKVRSQHYDLVLNGSEIGGGSIRIHDAELQHYILATVLKEDVKLLSHLLQALDYGAPPHGGIAIDYHRALSRVPCAVQ; encoded by the exons ATGTTCTGTTGGTTAAGTCGGCTGTACAGGGGTTTATCCAGACCCACTAGAAGGACCACACAGCTGATCTGGGGTTCTTTCTCCCGAAGTCTGGTACTGAGTTCACAGAGGAGAATTCCAG AACTCAGTAGTTTTGTTGCCCGGACCAACACGTGTGGAGAGTTGCGTTCTTCTCACTTAGGCCAAGAAGTCACCTTGTGTGGATGGATTCAGTACCGAAG GCAAAACATCTTCCTGGTCCTAAGAGATTTCCATGGGCTTGTTCAAGTTATCATTCCTCAGGATGAG TCGGCTGCTTCTGTGAAGAAGATTTTATGTGAAGCCCCCATGGAATCTGTGGTGCAAGTGTCTGGCACAGTAATTTCTCGACCTCCAGGACAAGAGAATCCA aAAATGCCAACAGGTGAGATTGAAATCAAAGTTAAAACAGCTAAACTTCTGAATTCCTGCAAGAAGCTGCCCTTTGAAATTAAGGACTTCGTGAAG AAAACAGAGGCTCTTCGTTTGCGGTATCGCTACTTAGATTTGCGTGGTGTCCAAATGCAGTATAACCTGCGACTGAGGTCCCAGATGGTCATGAAAATGCGGGAATATCTCTGTAATCTACATG gGTTTGTGGATATAGAAACACCAACATTATTTAAAAGGACTCCAGGG GGTGCAAAAGAGTTTGTAATACCATCCAGGGAACCTGGAAAGTTTTATTCTCTCCCTCAGAGTCCTCAGCAGTTTAAGCAGCTTCTGATGGTTGGTGGTTTAGACAG atattttcagGTTGCCCGATGTTATCGAGATGAAGGATCAAGACCAGACAGACAGCCCGAATTTACTCAG ATTGACATAGAGATGTCCTTTGTAGAACAGACTGGCATCCAGAGTCTAACTGAGGGTTTGCTCCAGTATTCATGGCCCAGTGACAGAGATCCTGTGGTGGTTCCTTTTCCTTCTATGACTTTTGCTGAGGCGTTGGCCAGCTATGGAACTGATAAACCTGACACTCGCTTTGGGATGAAG ATTGTAGATATCAGTGATATGTTCAGAAACACAGAGGTTGGATTTCTTCAAGATGCGCTTAGTAAACCCCAAGGAACCATCAAAGCCATATGTATCCCTGAAGGAGAA aaatacttaaaaaggaaagacattGAGTCCATTAGAAAATTTGCAGCTGACCATTTTAATCAG GAAGTCTTACCTATATTCTTGAAAACCAATAACAACTGGAATTCTCCAGTTGCTAAGTTCATAATGGAGAAGCAAGGCTTGGGACTAATCAGACTGTTGGAGACCCAAGAGGAGGATGTGGTCCTGCTAACTGCCGGAGAGCATAAGAAAGCA TGCTCTTTGTTGGGAAAATTACGACTGGAGTGTGCTGACCTTCTAGAAGCAAGAGGAGTGGCGCTTCGTGACCCAGCTCTGTTCTCTTTCCTTTGGGTTGTGGATTTCCCCCTCTTCTTTCCCAAGGAGGAAAATCCCGAAGAGCTGGAGACAGCCCATCACCCGTTTACTGCTCCCCACCCCAGTGACATCCACCATCTTTACACTGAGCCCCAAAAG GTCCGTAGCCAACACTATGACTTGGTTTTAAATGGCAGTGAGATAGGAGGTGGTTCTATCCGAATTCATGATGCAGAGCTACAGCATTACATCCTGGCAACAGTACTAAAG